A region of Streptomyces halobius DNA encodes the following proteins:
- a CDS encoding amino acid adenylation domain-containing protein produces MTEQTSVRLDALLARSARAYPDRTALEGGGESWTYAELDRAVDALAAELSATGVAPGDRVGVYAPKTPATVIALYAALRAGAVTTPLDIADPPERTARMIRNTGLSLMLTCGRALAGARRAATRARDGAPVTESALDHGLHRLRILAPEERPAPLPAPTDSGGYILFTSGSTGWPKGVLLSHENVAHYALWAAGEFGLTPEDRIGSQAALTFDLTTFDLFSAAAVGACTVLMPDLLRAFPRDVVGWLAEQRITVFMAVPSLYHGMLQQGGIADAPPPALRIAAFGGEAFAPELLEQYLQLLDGVPFYNLYGPTETNACTYYRVPADWTADRAMPIGRGIGGVHIEVLDEDGRPTDGPGEIHIAGPTVFQGYLRGGEPSDPTVNVTFRDGAVRRAYASGDMGRIAPDGLVFLRGRRDNQVKRRGHRIDLMDVENAALELPQVATAAVVAKHGPHSGQIWVYAQTDATEREVLAALRDVLPKRMLPDRVVPLTTLPTTISGKVDRRVLSDTDGPALQEEITV; encoded by the coding sequence ATGACCGAGCAGACCTCCGTACGCCTCGATGCCCTGCTGGCCCGCTCCGCGCGGGCATACCCCGACCGCACCGCTCTGGAGGGAGGCGGCGAGAGCTGGACGTATGCCGAACTCGACCGCGCCGTCGATGCATTGGCGGCCGAACTGTCCGCCACCGGCGTCGCACCGGGCGACCGAGTCGGCGTCTACGCCCCCAAGACCCCGGCCACCGTCATCGCCCTGTACGCGGCGCTGCGGGCCGGTGCGGTGACCACGCCCCTCGACATCGCCGACCCGCCGGAACGTACCGCCCGCATGATCCGCAACACGGGCCTGTCCCTGATGCTGACCTGCGGCCGTGCCCTGGCCGGGGCCCGCCGCGCCGCCACCCGCGCCCGCGACGGAGCCCCGGTCACCGAGAGCGCCCTCGACCACGGACTGCACCGGCTGCGGATCCTCGCCCCCGAGGAACGCCCCGCACCACTGCCCGCGCCCACCGACTCCGGCGGCTACATCCTGTTCACCTCCGGCAGCACCGGCTGGCCCAAGGGCGTCCTGCTCTCACACGAGAACGTTGCCCACTACGCGCTGTGGGCCGCCGGCGAGTTCGGCCTCACACCGGAGGACCGGATCGGCTCGCAGGCCGCCCTCACCTTCGACCTGACCACCTTCGACCTGTTCAGCGCCGCCGCCGTGGGGGCCTGCACGGTCCTGATGCCGGACCTGCTTCGGGCCTTCCCGCGGGATGTTGTCGGATGGCTGGCCGAGCAGCGCATCACCGTCTTCATGGCTGTGCCGTCCCTCTACCACGGCATGCTCCAGCAGGGCGGTATCGCCGACGCCCCGCCGCCGGCCCTGCGTATTGCGGCCTTCGGCGGGGAGGCGTTCGCCCCCGAACTGCTGGAGCAGTACCTGCAGTTGCTCGACGGGGTGCCCTTCTACAACCTGTACGGGCCCACCGAGACCAATGCCTGCACCTACTACCGGGTGCCGGCCGACTGGACCGCCGACCGGGCAATGCCCATCGGCCGCGGCATCGGCGGCGTCCACATCGAAGTGCTTGACGAGGACGGCCGTCCCACCGACGGCCCGGGCGAGATCCACATCGCCGGACCCACCGTCTTCCAGGGCTATCTGCGTGGTGGCGAACCGAGCGACCCCACCGTCAACGTCACCTTCCGCGACGGTGCGGTCCGCCGCGCCTACGCCAGCGGCGACATGGGCCGGATCGCCCCCGACGGCCTGGTGTTCCTGCGCGGCCGGCGCGACAACCAGGTCAAGCGGCGCGGCCACCGCATCGACCTGATGGACGTGGAGAACGCCGCCCTTGAGCTGCCGCAGGTCGCCACCGCCGCGGTCGTCGCCAAGCACGGCCCGCACTCCGGCCAGATCTGGGTCTACGCACAGACCGACGCCACCGAGCGAGAGGTCCTGGCCGCGCTGCGCGATGTGCTGCCCAAGCGGATGCTGCCCGACCGGGTGGTGCCGCTCACCACTCTGCCCACCACTATCAGCGGGAAGGTCGATCGCCGCGTGCTGAGCGACACCGACGGCCCCGCACTGCAGGAGGAGATCACCGTATGA
- a CDS encoding LysR family transcriptional regulator has protein sequence MNVDLRHLRCFLAVAEEGGFTAAGRRLHLAQPTLTRTIKSLEESLGVQLFERNTRRTELTDKGEKLWQNLGPLLGQLDRTLRDLREGEKLRVGFSWGLPEGLSRLAARFAEETGVGVEFLRCDIPQAGLDTGQVHLGLLRGSQLPKNLRSFFLYEEPRIAAVPASWELAGRTELDWAELAGLPLIINTVSGTTFPDMWPAGRRPVVGAECRNYDEWLEQVAAGLGVGTAPISTARRYTHPSVHLVPLTGAPAVRTHLAYPSHGAHPQAAHFVDHAWRAADELQT, from the coding sequence ATGAATGTCGACCTGCGTCACCTGCGATGCTTTCTGGCGGTCGCCGAGGAAGGGGGCTTCACAGCGGCCGGCCGACGACTCCATCTCGCCCAGCCGACCCTCACCCGCACCATTAAGTCCCTTGAGGAGTCCCTGGGGGTCCAGCTCTTCGAACGCAACACCCGTAGAACGGAGTTGACCGACAAAGGGGAGAAGCTGTGGCAGAACCTCGGCCCGCTGCTCGGCCAACTCGACCGGACACTAAGGGATTTGCGGGAAGGCGAGAAACTTCGCGTCGGGTTCAGCTGGGGACTGCCCGAGGGTTTATCGCGGCTCGCCGCCCGGTTCGCGGAGGAAACCGGGGTCGGAGTCGAATTCCTTCGCTGTGACATCCCCCAGGCCGGGCTCGATACCGGCCAGGTGCACCTGGGCCTGCTGCGCGGCTCACAGCTGCCCAAGAACCTGCGCAGCTTCTTCCTCTACGAGGAGCCCCGCATCGCGGCCGTCCCCGCGAGCTGGGAGCTGGCCGGACGCACCGAACTCGACTGGGCGGAACTCGCCGGCCTGCCACTGATCATCAACACCGTCAGCGGCACCACCTTCCCCGACATGTGGCCCGCCGGCCGCCGCCCAGTGGTGGGCGCCGAGTGCCGCAACTACGACGAGTGGCTGGAGCAGGTGGCCGCCGGCCTCGGCGTGGGCACCGCACCGATCTCCACCGCCCGCCGCTACACGCACCCCTCCGTGCATCTCGTCCCGCTGACCGGCGCACCCGCCGTGCGCACCCATCTCGCCTATCCCTCGCACGGCGCCCACCCGCAGGCCGCCCACTTCGTCGACCACGCCTGGCGGGCGGCCGACGAGTTGCAGACGTAG
- a CDS encoding alpha/beta fold hydrolase, which translates to MPVIDMRNGPLEHVVVDGDPDLAPLVFLHGGLGCLAAWGRFPARLAAATGRRALVYSRHGNGGSGPDPLPRTPRYMHEHAQDVLPELLDALGMHRPVLVGHSDGASIGLLYASAHPVEAVVGMGPHMYFEDENRMGIENARASYEAGPLAKKMAMVHDDPRGVFERWSGVWLSPPFRNWSIEDDLDVTAPVLVIQGDADEYGSLAQVDAVERAVRGPFRRLVPEGCDHYPHLVRPDLVIDTVGDFLAEHAQTVEVAR; encoded by the coding sequence GTGCCGGTAATCGATATGCGCAACGGTCCCCTTGAGCATGTTGTCGTCGACGGTGACCCGGATCTGGCACCCCTGGTCTTCCTGCACGGCGGACTCGGCTGCCTCGCGGCCTGGGGACGCTTCCCCGCCCGGCTGGCCGCTGCCACCGGACGCCGCGCCCTGGTCTACTCCCGCCACGGAAACGGCGGCAGCGGCCCCGACCCGCTGCCCCGCACCCCCCGCTACATGCACGAGCACGCCCAGGACGTGCTGCCCGAGCTGCTCGACGCGCTGGGCATGCACCGGCCCGTTCTCGTCGGCCACAGCGACGGCGCCTCCATCGGACTGCTGTACGCCTCGGCGCACCCCGTGGAAGCCGTCGTGGGGATGGGCCCGCACATGTACTTCGAAGACGAGAACCGCATGGGCATCGAGAACGCCCGCGCCTCCTACGAGGCGGGCCCGCTCGCCAAGAAGATGGCCATGGTGCACGACGACCCCCGGGGGGTCTTCGAGCGCTGGAGCGGAGTCTGGCTCTCGCCCCCCTTCCGCAACTGGTCCATCGAGGACGACCTCGACGTCACCGCTCCGGTGCTGGTGATCCAGGGCGACGCGGACGAGTACGGCTCCCTCGCCCAGGTCGACGCCGTCGAGCGCGCGGTGCGCGGCCCCTTCCGGCGCCTGGTCCCCGAGGGCTGTGACCACTACCCCCACCTGGTCCGCCCCGACCTCGTCATCGACACCGTCGGCGACTTCCTCGCCGAGCACGCGCAGACCGTGGAGGTCGCCCGATGA
- a CDS encoding helix-turn-helix domain-containing protein, translating into MECLRETGSTGEIARRLKISNPSVSQHIGVLRRAGLVATERRHNASVHTLTPLGEAVLG; encoded by the coding sequence ATGGAGTGCCTGCGGGAGACCGGCTCCACCGGGGAGATCGCCCGCCGGCTGAAGATCTCCAACCCCTCGGTGAGTCAGCACATCGGTGTACTGCGGCGCGCCGGACTCGTCGCCACCGAGCGACGCCACAACGCCTCCGTCCACACCCTGACCCCACTGGGCGAAGCGGTGCTCGGCTAG
- a CDS encoding acyl carrier protein has protein sequence MNSVEELCTLIGSRITWGRGEDAGSLNADTPLLELGLVDSLAIMEIVAALDKEAGISLPDTEIVAANFRSPKALWSAIENLSGEGRK, from the coding sequence ATGAACAGCGTCGAAGAACTCTGCACCCTCATCGGCAGCCGTATCACGTGGGGACGCGGCGAGGACGCCGGCTCGCTGAACGCCGACACCCCGCTGCTCGAGCTGGGCCTGGTCGACTCGCTGGCGATCATGGAGATCGTCGCGGCGCTCGACAAGGAAGCCGGCATCAGCCTGCCCGACACCGAGATCGTCGCTGCCAACTTCCGTAGCCCCAAGGCCCTTTGGAGCGCCATCGAGAACCTGTCCGGCGAGGGCCGCAAGTGA
- a CDS encoding MFS transporter — MARPQSGKASFTLLWTSQTFSEFAYSTSVIVLPLLALTITNSPSQAGIIGFVDAVAMFLAGLPAGAVADRYDRRAIMLGCEAAQILVFGYLALSLWTGAPSLTALVLLALVNGAATAMMLASGEALLPTVVGEEKLSGAVALNSARTYAGQLAGTSAGGFLLALKNAFPFAAGALAHLLSFGLLLFLRPPATPPRKPYKGNRVRELSQGIRWIARHPFLRLTLLYAVATNLFFGVIYFIVIASAKTSGMNSGLIGVMAALLGVGGLLGALAAPALQRVLTGSRAVFAVLCVFAVLTVGIALLPGGYLIGILLGAIAFAAPTANAAITTYQLLLTPDAQRGRVMSVANVVSGVGGAIAPLVGGVLFDLTSRLVGLLSCAGVVSLLALSAVLSPTMRGFTPPAPEDDAAEDVPDESPSAPPARQRT; from the coding sequence GTGGCTCGTCCACAATCGGGTAAAGCCAGTTTCACCTTGCTGTGGACGAGCCAGACCTTCAGCGAGTTCGCCTACAGCACCTCGGTGATCGTGCTGCCGCTGCTCGCGCTGACGATCACCAACTCGCCCTCGCAGGCGGGCATCATCGGCTTCGTCGACGCGGTGGCGATGTTCCTGGCCGGGCTGCCGGCCGGGGCGGTCGCCGATCGCTACGACCGCCGCGCGATCATGCTCGGCTGCGAGGCCGCCCAGATCCTGGTCTTCGGATATCTGGCGCTGTCGTTGTGGACGGGCGCCCCGTCCCTGACCGCTCTGGTACTGCTGGCGCTGGTCAACGGCGCGGCCACGGCCATGATGCTGGCGTCCGGCGAGGCGCTGCTGCCGACGGTGGTCGGCGAGGAGAAGCTCTCCGGCGCGGTGGCACTCAACTCGGCGCGTACGTACGCCGGTCAGCTCGCCGGAACCTCGGCGGGCGGCTTCCTGCTCGCGCTGAAGAACGCCTTCCCGTTCGCGGCCGGCGCGCTGGCCCATCTGCTCAGCTTCGGCCTGCTGCTGTTCCTGCGTCCGCCCGCCACACCGCCACGGAAACCTTACAAGGGCAACAGAGTACGGGAGTTGAGTCAGGGAATCCGCTGGATCGCCCGACACCCCTTCCTGCGGCTCACCCTGCTGTACGCGGTGGCGACCAACCTGTTCTTCGGCGTCATCTACTTCATCGTCATCGCCTCGGCGAAGACCAGCGGGATGAACTCCGGGTTGATCGGGGTGATGGCGGCTCTGCTCGGCGTGGGCGGGCTGCTGGGCGCGCTGGCGGCGCCCGCGCTGCAGCGCGTCCTGACCGGATCGCGAGCGGTCTTCGCCGTGCTGTGCGTGTTCGCGGTGCTCACCGTGGGCATCGCGCTGCTGCCCGGCGGCTACCTGATCGGCATCCTGCTCGGTGCCATCGCCTTTGCCGCGCCGACCGCCAACGCGGCCATCACCACGTACCAGTTGCTGCTGACCCCGGACGCGCAGCGCGGGCGGGTGATGAGCGTGGCCAATGTCGTCAGCGGTGTGGGTGGGGCGATCGCGCCGCTGGTCGGCGGAGTGCTCTTCGACCTCACCAGTCGCCTGGTTGGGCTGCTCTCGTGCGCGGGCGTGGTCTCCCTCCTCGCCCTCTCGGCGGTGCTCAGCCCCACCATGCGCGGCTTCACCCCGCCCGCGCCGGAGGACGACGCGGCTGAGGATGTGCCCGATGAATCGCCCTCTGCTCCCCCTGCCCGCCAACGGACCTGA
- a CDS encoding thioesterase II family protein, translating into MPSKSRWLVVPRPNPSAARRLVCFPHAGGSASFFRSWAQHLDPTVELQVVQYPGRESRIAEPLLGTMAELASAAARALRADGRETILFGHSMGAAVAYEVLRILEADRASAVTRLCVSGRRLAGPPEDGVIPPLTDDELIDSMGALGGTQSAILEDPDIRAMVLPILRNDYFLIDSYRPDPAAPVTAEVIALTGDADPRVTEAQMKEWARITTGPFACHAFPGGHFYLAEHSAALARIATADG; encoded by the coding sequence ATGCCCTCCAAGTCCCGCTGGCTCGTCGTCCCCCGCCCCAACCCGTCCGCCGCCCGCCGTCTGGTCTGCTTCCCGCACGCCGGTGGCAGCGCGAGTTTCTTCCGCTCCTGGGCGCAGCACCTGGACCCCACGGTCGAACTGCAGGTGGTGCAGTACCCGGGCCGGGAGAGCCGGATAGCCGAGCCGTTGCTGGGCACCATGGCCGAGCTGGCCTCCGCCGCCGCCCGGGCACTGCGCGCCGACGGCCGGGAGACCATCCTCTTCGGCCACAGCATGGGTGCGGCGGTCGCGTACGAGGTCCTGCGCATCCTCGAGGCGGACCGGGCCTCGGCGGTGACCCGGTTGTGCGTCTCCGGCCGACGGCTCGCCGGGCCTCCCGAGGACGGCGTGATCCCCCCGCTCACCGACGACGAGCTGATCGACTCGATGGGCGCACTCGGCGGTACCCAGAGCGCCATCCTGGAGGACCCGGACATCCGCGCGATGGTTCTCCCGATCCTGCGCAACGACTACTTCCTCATCGACTCCTACCGGCCGGACCCCGCCGCCCCGGTCACCGCGGAGGTCATCGCCTTGACCGGCGATGCCGATCCCCGGGTGACGGAGGCACAGATGAAGGAGTGGGCCCGGATCACCACCGGCCCCTTCGCCTGCCACGCCTTCCCCGGTGGGCATTTCTACCTCGCGGAACACAGTGCGGCCCTGGCCCGGATCGCCACGGCCGACGGCTGA
- a CDS encoding TauD/TfdA family dioxygenase, which produces MARYVLSDEEKSQIERIADDFIAGHPVWDLHAYADEVRIEAENLPVGLRRFLVGARAEEDAVIRVANLPVSEDLVATPPSWQIAEKEGAALREELVLLLVSSVLGDPFAWANQQNGRLVHDVCPSKGQEASLTSASSEMQLTLHTEDVFHTCRGDYVVLMCLRNLDRVGTTMARVDAVEFPEDVRQVLHQNRFRFYPDDSHVEKARQDGDGPVALDERVHEVASVLFGPEDDPYLRIDADFTSPLPGDAEAERAMNFAAERLAGATERVVLNPGEVAFIDNYRVIHGRDTFTPRYDGTDRWLKRTSLIRDLRRTYVHTRRRSRAVG; this is translated from the coding sequence ATGGCTCGCTACGTCCTGAGCGACGAGGAAAAGTCCCAGATAGAGAGGATCGCCGATGACTTCATCGCCGGCCATCCCGTCTGGGATCTGCACGCCTACGCGGACGAGGTACGCATCGAGGCCGAGAATCTCCCCGTCGGGCTGCGGAGGTTCCTGGTCGGTGCGCGTGCCGAGGAGGATGCCGTCATCCGGGTGGCCAACCTCCCAGTCAGCGAGGACCTCGTGGCGACCCCACCGAGCTGGCAGATAGCCGAGAAGGAGGGCGCGGCGCTGCGCGAGGAGCTGGTGCTGCTGCTGGTCTCCTCCGTGCTCGGCGACCCGTTCGCCTGGGCCAACCAGCAGAACGGTCGCCTGGTCCACGACGTATGCCCCTCCAAGGGGCAGGAGGCGTCGCTGACCAGTGCCAGCAGCGAGATGCAGCTCACCCTGCACACCGAGGACGTCTTCCACACCTGCCGCGGCGACTACGTCGTGCTGATGTGCCTGCGCAACCTCGACCGGGTGGGCACCACCATGGCGCGGGTGGACGCGGTGGAGTTCCCCGAGGACGTCCGGCAGGTACTCCACCAGAACCGCTTCCGCTTCTACCCGGACGACTCGCACGTCGAAAAGGCCAGGCAGGACGGTGACGGCCCGGTGGCGCTGGACGAGCGCGTGCACGAGGTGGCCTCGGTGCTCTTCGGCCCCGAGGACGATCCGTACCTGCGCATCGACGCGGACTTCACCAGCCCCCTGCCCGGTGACGCGGAGGCCGAGCGGGCCATGAACTTCGCGGCGGAGCGGCTGGCCGGCGCCACCGAGCGGGTCGTCCTGAACCCGGGCGAGGTGGCGTTTATCGACAACTACCGCGTCATCCACGGCCGGGACACCTTCACCCCGCGCTACGACGGCACCGACCGCTGGCTCAAGCGCACCAGCCTGATCCGTGACCTGCGCCGCACGTACGTGCACACCCGCCGGCGCTCCCGCGCCGTGGGCTGA
- a CDS encoding acyl-CoA dehydrogenase family protein, translating into MSAAATAALRTGAPETEEIVDTYRDLAAPVVAQIADEGFTAQWRAMADLGVLQLAGPDATAPGPVTRSLAVIEGIGLAGADPGLCYALASQLFGMQFPLRDALGDGAWRAVDDVQQGRVLLCHALTERGGGSDPFSMETRARRDGDGFVLDGAKTFITAAPVADRAIVFARTAEGRSPFALSAFLFPLDLPGIRRGETFAKTALPTVPMGELIFEGARLPAGALLGEEGSGLAVMASTTAWERSVILGYALGPMQRLLARTVDWAADRDHFNRSMGASHQVAGRISDMALALHRSRVQLYSMAARLDAGTPARQLAAEAALTKISVSEDYVRLTEHATALSGVRAFLPDFDLAADLAGPMAALTYAGPNDLLRVGVARQLGLPVEN; encoded by the coding sequence GTGAGCGCGGCGGCCACCGCGGCCCTGCGCACCGGCGCCCCGGAGACCGAGGAAATCGTCGACACGTACCGGGACTTGGCGGCACCGGTGGTGGCGCAGATCGCGGACGAGGGCTTCACCGCCCAGTGGCGGGCCATGGCCGACCTCGGGGTGCTCCAGCTCGCCGGGCCGGACGCCACGGCACCCGGCCCGGTCACCCGCTCGCTCGCCGTGATCGAGGGCATCGGTCTGGCCGGCGCCGATCCGGGTCTGTGCTACGCGCTGGCCTCGCAGCTCTTCGGCATGCAGTTCCCACTGCGGGACGCCCTCGGCGACGGCGCCTGGCGGGCGGTCGATGACGTCCAGCAGGGGCGGGTGCTGCTGTGCCACGCGCTGACCGAACGTGGCGGCGGCAGTGACCCATTCTCCATGGAGACCCGCGCCCGGCGCGATGGTGACGGCTTCGTACTCGACGGCGCCAAGACGTTCATCACCGCCGCGCCCGTGGCCGACCGGGCGATCGTCTTCGCCCGTACCGCCGAGGGACGCTCACCGTTCGCGCTCTCCGCGTTCCTCTTCCCGCTCGACCTGCCGGGGATCCGCCGCGGCGAGACCTTCGCCAAGACCGCCCTGCCCACTGTGCCGATGGGAGAGCTCATCTTCGAAGGTGCCCGGCTGCCGGCCGGTGCGCTGCTCGGCGAGGAGGGCTCCGGGCTGGCGGTGATGGCCTCCACCACCGCCTGGGAGCGTTCCGTCATCCTCGGCTACGCCCTCGGCCCGATGCAGCGCCTCCTGGCCCGCACCGTCGACTGGGCCGCGGACCGCGACCACTTCAACCGCAGCATGGGCGCGAGCCACCAGGTCGCCGGCCGGATCAGCGATATGGCCCTGGCGCTGCACCGCTCCCGCGTCCAGCTCTACTCGATGGCCGCCCGGCTCGATGCCGGCACGCCCGCCCGGCAGTTGGCCGCCGAGGCCGCGCTTACCAAGATCTCCGTTTCCGAGGACTACGTACGGCTGACCGAGCACGCCACCGCGCTCTCCGGCGTCCGTGCCTTCCTCCCCGACTTCGACCTCGCCGCCGACCTGGCCGGCCCCATGGCGGCCCTCACCTACGCCGGCCCGAACGACCTGCTGCGCGTGGGTGTCGCACGCCAACTCGGCCTCCCCGTCGAGAACTGA
- a CDS encoding cytochrome P450 yields the protein MNRPLLPLPANGPEKKLVFTMDLGNPDLYTTEDRFTMWQEYVANDAKIWSEPGSSPNGFWSLFSHQDVSAMLSPKAPFTSEHGMMIGFDAQNPDNAGGRMLVVSEGKWHSALKRLIGPFLSRLRAPELESVLQREIKEIVERMKAEDATDVALEVGPRLPAAIVCEVIGVPLSDRPRLIELTNHAFGGEDSSFNKMTSGVAHSEILFYFYELIEERTKNPGDDLVSTLLTDGRLSADDVLINCNNVLIGGNETTRHSITGAFHIFQAFPEVLHALQDDPELLDTAVEEVVRWTSPAMHVLRVATEDVTIGGQDIRKGEPVVGWLSAANRDARLFPEPHAFRADRKPNRHLGFGNGPHHCLGAALARIELRELLRELSQEAEAVQLNSDPRWMRSNLVQGYQSLPVTMEWR from the coding sequence ATGAATCGCCCTCTGCTCCCCCTGCCCGCCAACGGACCTGAAAAGAAATTGGTGTTCACCATGGACCTCGGAAACCCTGATCTCTACACCACCGAAGACCGCTTCACCATGTGGCAGGAGTACGTCGCGAACGACGCCAAGATCTGGAGCGAGCCGGGCAGCTCACCCAATGGATTCTGGTCGCTCTTCTCGCACCAGGACGTCAGCGCGATGCTCTCTCCCAAGGCGCCCTTCACTTCCGAACACGGCATGATGATTGGCTTCGACGCACAGAATCCGGACAATGCCGGTGGCCGTATGCTCGTGGTATCCGAAGGGAAATGGCACTCCGCCCTCAAGCGGCTCATCGGTCCGTTCCTCTCCCGGCTGCGCGCCCCGGAACTGGAATCCGTGCTGCAGCGCGAGATCAAGGAGATTGTCGAGCGGATGAAGGCCGAGGACGCCACCGACGTCGCACTCGAAGTGGGGCCTCGGCTCCCGGCCGCGATTGTCTGCGAGGTCATCGGCGTTCCGCTCAGCGACCGGCCGAGGCTGATCGAACTGACCAACCACGCCTTCGGCGGTGAGGACAGTTCCTTCAACAAGATGACGTCCGGCGTGGCCCACTCGGAAATTCTCTTCTATTTCTATGAATTGATCGAGGAGCGCACGAAGAATCCGGGTGACGACCTCGTCAGCACCCTGCTCACGGACGGCCGACTGTCCGCTGACGACGTCCTCATCAACTGCAACAACGTACTGATCGGAGGAAACGAGACCACCCGGCATTCCATTACCGGCGCCTTCCACATCTTCCAGGCGTTCCCCGAGGTCCTCCATGCGCTCCAGGACGACCCCGAGCTGCTGGACACCGCCGTGGAGGAGGTCGTGCGCTGGACCTCACCGGCCATGCACGTGCTGCGGGTCGCCACCGAGGACGTCACCATCGGCGGGCAGGACATCCGCAAGGGCGAGCCGGTCGTGGGCTGGCTGTCGGCCGCGAACCGTGACGCACGGCTCTTCCCGGAACCGCATGCGTTTCGTGCGGACCGCAAGCCCAACCGCCACCTGGGATTCGGAAATGGCCCGCACCATTGCCTGGGCGCGGCGCTGGCCCGTATCGAGCTGCGCGAACTTCTGCGGGAGCTCTCCCAGGAGGCCGAAGCGGTCCAGCTGAATAGCGACCCGAGGTGGATGCGCTCCAACTTGGTCCAGGGCTACCAGAGCCTGCCGGTCACCATGGAATGGCGCTGA